The following proteins are encoded in a genomic region of Xenopus laevis strain J_2021 chromosome 3L, Xenopus_laevis_v10.1, whole genome shotgun sequence:
- the LOC121401549 gene encoding uncharacterized protein LOC121401549 yields MDFVKILLFNVVAMTLCYLLLVEGAGCHYFHKYEKENLTIKCDLCIDQNMSVCWYNYNKENISCEGCSLTVPKHGGIFECRKEDMKNTSFSLQSNNNTTSNSRSTFIISSVSDQEKQNNQKSQIINISDNVNLYCQFNRSNLQFISFWVAAYPNRGNHCLFSLDNYFTDFNKNVYCHSVVGEGQNRINFFNLSNPYDKIQKQHLEIRKAKSSDSGTYLCLYFIWNNGKLEWKLGSNISLEVQDPTDNAGRCSTVPNSHNTTYATSHRNHMRSTEETTYNARSGQNIFIGVGMTGGIIIIMSALILLFLYIKKSRKNKMKQQRIRNPDTVDLPNDYECTPYAICERKDMEENPDSAYSVVNKPKRAPEADYSEVDITPTGADLCAAYSVVNLKQKINQ; encoded by the exons GATGCCATTACTTTCATAAATATGAGAAAGAGAACCTCACCATAAAATGTGATCTATGTATTGACCAAAATATGTCTGTTTGCTGGTACAACTACAATAAGGAAAACATAAGCTGTGAAGGTTGCAGTCTCACGGTTCCTAAACATGGGGGAATATTTGAATGCAGAAAAGAAGACATGAAAAACACTTCTTTTAGTTTacaaagtaataacaatacaacCAGCAATTCCCGCAGTACTTTTATCATTTCATCAGTTTCAG accAAGAAAAACAGAACAATCAGAAATCACAAATTATCAATATAAGTGACAATGTTAATCTTTACTGTCAGTTTAACAGGAGCAATTTACAATTCATTTCATTTTGGGTAGCTGCCTATCCAAATCGTGGCAATCACTGTTTATTCTCACTGGATAACTACTttactgattttaataaaaatgtttattgccaTTCTGTTGTTGGTGAGGGGCAAAATaggattaatttttttaatttaagcaaCCCTTATGATAAAATTCAGAAACAACATTTAGAAATCAGAAAAGCCAAATCATCTGATAGTGGCACCTActtatgcttatattttatttggaaCAATGGTAAACTGGAGTGGAAATTAGGAAGCAACATATCTCTTGAAGTACAAGATCCAACAGACA ATGCTGGAAGATGTTCTACAGTGCCCAATTCCCATAATACAACGTATGCAACTTCACACAGAAATCACATGCGCAGCACTGAGGAGACAACTTACAATGCTAGATCTG GTCAGAATATATTCATTGGGGTTGGAATGACAggaggaattattattattatgagtgcACTTATACTGCTGTTTTTGTACATTAAAAAGTCTAGAA AAAACAAGATGAAACAACAAAG AATCAGAAATCCAGATACTGTGGACTTGCCTAATGATTATGAAT GTACACCTTATGCAATATGTGAAAGAAAAGACATGGAGGAGAATCCAGACTCTGCCTATTCAGTGGTGAATAAGCCCAAACGGGCACCAGAAGCAGACTATTCCGAGGTGGACATTACTCCCACAGGAGCTGATTTATGTGCTGCATATTCTGTGGTTAATCTAAAACAAAAGATAAATCAATAA